GTTAGTGCGACTCCATCTATGAGCGTTTCATCCTTCTTGTAGATTCTGGTATGGTACATGAGGCAAGCcttctatttctttttctctactTAATTGATCTTTGGAGCATTGGTGTGTTAATTTGGTTATGTGGCTCTTGTTCATGTATTGGAAGTTTGTTGCAATTGGTTCAAATCTTGAGctgcattaatttttttgtttgacaattGGTGATTATTACCAAAGGTCATGTTCTTCTCAGCTCCCTGTTTTGGAAGTGTTGGATTGACTTTGTTTTTGGACATTTACATGTTATATTTCTTTGTATTCTTGGTCCAATACGTTATATTGAATGCAAGTTTCTGAAGTTGCTAGAATTGCACTTTCTTTGATGAGTTTGGTTTACCTTCAAAGCAATATATTGGGAGAATTAGTTCTATTTGTGTTCCTTTGGAATCTACCATGCTGGTTTTGTGGTCATATTATTGGATCTTCCTGTTTTTCAATGGTCTGCAACAGTGCCTACTTCTTGTCATCTTGTGATCTTGATTGGTGCTTTTTGATTCCTTGAATATGGATTATTGGAGACTGGTTGGGCTACTCAATATGAGTGGatttggtttattttgtttggtttgggtTTTGCTTTGATGGTTGATTCTGGTGATGCACATGAACTTGGGCATGGAGTTTAGAGTGGTTTGCTTTCTGAAGCCTGTGCTCTGGCCTATTGTTTGCTTCTGGTTTGCCTATTACTGTGACAATTGGAGactattttttggattttttttttagcttcagCATTGGAAGCATTGGTTTTGGCCTATGGTTTGAATGCATCAACATGGATTTGTTTTCTATGGTTTGAAGACACCTCACATGGCTATGCATCACTATTGGCTTGCATTTGGTTTTTCTTGTCTCGGCTCGGCATTGGAGGGCATCTCTTTTTTAACTTTGGAACCTTGGTCTTGTTGCTTCATGGTACCTTTGGTGTGCAGTTTGTTCAACATATGACCTCCTTCCATTGTAAACTTTGGCCCTTCCTTgcacttctttttcttttggatatcATCATTGATTTTGGATATCCttactcttcttgtcttgtgcTTCTGTTCATGATGGTTAAGCTATGTTGATAAGCTTCTGTCATAAATGGTTAAGCGTCGTTGTGCTTCTGTCCAAGGATGTTTAAGCatcgttttcttcttcttcttgtgctTTTGTCTTTAGTTATTGAGAACTCTTGATGGTTAAGCGTTGTGCCTTTTTAAGGCTTTGTTGATGATTGGCTTCTACCAGATGGTGGTTAAGCGTTGGTTTGTTGCTTCTTCCTCCAAGTGGTTACACCTTGAGTTGTGGTTTCCTCTTGTTGGATAAGCATTTGATTGTTGCTATGTTCTTGGCCAATGTATTTCTAGCATCTTTCCTTGTATTTTCTCATTTCAAGTTGGAAGTGTTTTGAACACCTTCCAACTTGAGAGGGACTATTAGAGATATAGATTAGTAGCATATTAGTCATAGTAGAGAGTAGTATAAATAACTTGTAACCACCCCATTAGAGGGAACTTTTCTCATTTTGTAATATTCCATTTTCATCAATAGAAAGAGTTTGTTAGTTTTCTCTCCTTCCTTCCATGGATGCCATGTTTCCTAACACATTGAAAAAAGAGGTTGTAGCTTGATTTCTATCACTTAATGTATAATAacttaatttcttattgtttctTCATGATTTCTTAAGTGTAgttttgttcataattttctaATGAATCGGTTcttctaaaaaccaaattaACCACTAAAAAGTTCATGTTTCAATGTTTTTAGAAGAGACAAGAGTATAAAAAAATTTGCTCCCTACCACTTGTCATGGACGTATCGGTGTTTTATCGCATTTGTTTATGTCGCGGCCGTTTCGCAGTGACAGACCCGTTTAGTAAACCCTTGCCGGAGATTTAACTTTCGTAAGATAGCTTG
Above is a genomic segment from Medicago truncatula cultivar Jemalong A17 chromosome 5, MtrunA17r5.0-ANR, whole genome shotgun sequence containing:
- the LOC25494679 gene encoding uncharacterized protein — translated: MSFTCLEILACAFIRPMYYCAHKVFADNIGEVSEEVVIMKTVCEHSSVFGSALRWISVIATCFQLETIFWIFFLASALEALVLAYGLNASTWICFLWFEDTSHGYASLLACIWFFLSRLGIGGHLFFNFGTLVLLLHGTFGVQFVQHMTSFHCKLWPFLALLFLLDIIIDFGYPYSSCLVLLFMMVKLC